A window of Limosilactobacillus reuteri genomic DNA:
TTTATACAATTAGCTATTTATCAAATCACCAACATATGAATCAACTATTCAATTACATTGCTATTATCATCTTTATACTTCTAATTGCAGTAATGGAACTTTTATATTTACGACATCGCCTTATTACCCGTTATCGTGATTTAGGAATAATTTTCTTTTTGCTATTGTTACTTTTTATTGGTTTTCAAGTTACCGATATGGAAAAAAGTACCACACAGCAATCCCAAACAACTCAGATGATTCCCTTTATTAAGGCGGTTGCTCGGGATCATAATGTTTCTCCACAAAAAGTAGTTGTTAATTCCACAACTTTAACGGATGGAATTCTTGTCCGAATTGAGGATCGGGATTACCGTGTCAATTTAAGTCAAACGGGAGATAATTATACCCTTACACGAGCACATGTTGTTAATTATCAGGTTAATTTAATGAAGTAGGAGAGAAGAATGGATACTTATTCGTTAATCATTATAAAGTTTGTCCTTGGTATGCTATGTTTGATTCTGCAGATTAATTTATTGGGGAAAGGGAATCTTGCGCCAACATCCGCCATTGATCAAGTTCAAAATTATGTTTTAGGTGGTATTATTGGCGGAATTATCTACAATAGTGATATTTCTGTTCTTGAGTTTATAATGGTCCTTTTGATTTGGACATTAATTGTATTTATTGTGAAATTTGCTAAAGATCATAATATTTGGGTAAGAAGAATTATCGATGGGCGCCCGCAAATATTAATTCAGAACGGAAAATTATTAGTAGAGAATTGTATGCGTGCAGGAATCAGTGCTAATGACCTTATGTTCCGTCTTCGTGGTCACGGAATTTATGAAGTTGCTAAGGTCAAGAGTGGAATTTTAGAACAAAATGGTCAACTTGTAATCATCGAAAATGATGAAGCAAATGTTCGCTTCCCGTTAATTAATGATGGACAGATCAATATTGACGTAATGGAATTGATTCATCATGATGAACAGTGGGTATTTGAACAAATCCATAAAGCAGGATATGGCAGTGTTGATGACATCTATCTTGGCGAATATATTAATGGTAAATTAACTTTAATTCCATATCCAAAATTATAAAAGGCCATCCCCTTTATAATTTTCAAGCGTATAATAGAGGAAGCTACAAAATGAAATGATAAGAAGATGATTTGATGAAAAAGTCGTTAAAAATTGCCGGGATTAGTATTGGTAGTCTAGTTCTTCTTGCATTTGGTATTCAAGGTTTCTTATTACGAGGTACGCCTGGACAATCTTTATCACCGCAAAATTACCAAGATAAAGTGGAGTATTCTTCTGTTCCTACGTTACTTATTCCCGGTTGGGGTGGAAGTACGATTACTTATAATAAAATGATTAAGTACTATCAACAGAAAAATATTGCACAAAAAGTTCTAACGATTTGGGTTGCTCCTAACGGACGTATCTGGACAGAGGGAAACTTTCATGGGCAAAAGAATGCTTTAATTCAAGTTTTATTTACTTGGAACTATAATGGTACCTACCATCCACAGATTAAGCAGCTGACGATTGTTTTGAATTATTTGCAGAAACATTATCATATGCAGAAAATTAATGTCGTTGCCCACTCATATGGAGGAACAGAATTCATTCATGCTTATATGGGTTCAAAATATCTTCAAGATCATATTCGGTTATATAAAGTAATCTTTTTAGGGGTACCAGTTGAAGAAAGCCTGAGCGATCAGTTGAAATATCGCTATCATTTAGTTAATAAGTCTACTGACAAGAAGTTTCACCAATTGTTTTTGGAGATGAAAAATTGGCAATTAAATTATCCTGTTGAGATTTATAATTTAATGGGTAGTGAAGAAGGCAGTAAAACAACTGATGGGTCTGTTCCTCATATCCAATCGGAAATGTTAAAATCATTAGTTAAAATCCATCCATCGATTAAGTATCATCAAAAAGTGTATCCGAAAACTACTCACTTTCAATTACATCACCGCACAAAAATTTTGAACAATATCGCTAACATTTTATGGGGAAGGAATTAAAATGAATAAAGAACATGGTCAAGTAACAGGAATTATATGGTGTGGGTCGGATGACTTAGCTATATACCAACGATTAAAAGAATATGCGGATAAAAAAGATATCTCAGTTTCAAAGGCAGCCAAGCAGTTAATTATTACCACTCTCAATAAAGATTAAAAAATCCTAATTGGTTAAGTTTATTATTCCATGATAGAATCTTAACTGTACAAAAATTAAAGGGGAGTTCACTTAATGACAAACCAAAAAAGTAAGACTGGTCCCCTGTCAATAAAATAGACAATTTAAATAGAGACTTTTTTGTCCTATGCCACGACTAAATTTTGAATTTGAGTTTGATACTCATCTTCAAGTTGCTTTGGTGATTTGAATCCACAATGACTGTGAATTCTAACTGTGTTGTAAAACGTTTCAATGTACTGAAAAACTAGTCGTTTAGCTTCGGAGTATGAATGGATTTTAAACCGATTTATCCATTCACGCTTAATCAAGGCATGAAACGACTCAATACAGGCATTATCCCAAGGATAAGCTTTCTTTGAATAGCTTAATGTCATGTTAGCTGTAACTTGATTGTAAGCTTCAGACGTAAACTGACTACCACGATTACTGTGCATGATTAATGGCTTGCTAATATGGCGACTGTGCTTAGTCTTTTCAATAAGTGGGATGACATTCGATACCTCCAAGGTTTCAGATAAGTCCCAACCAATGATCCGTCGGGAGTACAAGTCCATAATACTGGTTAAATAAACGAATCCGTCATGAACTGGAATATAAGTGGTGTCAATGCACCAAACGGCGTTTGGTCGCAATGGATTGAACTGCTCGTCTAAAATATTTATTAGCTGTTTATCAAACTTAGAATTGCGAGTGGTAGTCGTCCAAGGGGTTAGGTAAACGGCGTGAATGCCAAGTTCACGCATATACTTACCAACAGTTCGTTCAGCGATCTTATATCCTTTTGAGCGAAGTTCTTGGATGATTTTGCCGGCACCGTAAATACAAAGGCTTTTGAGCCAAATTGCTTTAATTTCACCTTGAATAAACTTCTTCCGAAGCTTTCGCGGTGATTGGTGATTATGACGCTTTTCTCGTTGATAGTAACCACTTCTTGAGATTCCAACATAATCACACATACCATTGATGGAAGGGTGGGATTCCAAAGCGTGCTGAACGTCCATTTCTTGGTATACCTTTTCGGTAGTTACTTGCTCAGAATCCCGATTGATTTTTTTAATACTTCGATCGCTCCTTCAGCGTCACGAAGTTGACGCTTTAGTCGTGCAATCTCCTTGTCCTTATCGCTGGCAAAATTACCAGAGCCACGGCCAAACTCCCCAGTCTCAGTAAACAGCTTAATCCATTTATGTAATGTACTAGCCCCAATACCTAGATTCTTACTTATTTCATTCATGGTCATGTGATCCTTGTTATCTAAGTAATACTGAACGGCCTGTTCCTTAAATTCCTTGTC
This region includes:
- a CDS encoding DUF3290 family protein, which gives rise to MTFYTISYLSNHQHMNQLFNYIAIIIFILLIAVMELLYLRHRLITRYRDLGIIFFLLLLLFIGFQVTDMEKSTTQQSQTTQMIPFIKAVARDHNVSPQKVVVNSTTLTDGILVRIEDRDYRVNLSQTGDNYTLTRAHVVNYQVNLMK
- a CDS encoding DUF421 domain-containing protein, with product MDTYSLIIIKFVLGMLCLILQINLLGKGNLAPTSAIDQVQNYVLGGIIGGIIYNSDISVLEFIMVLLIWTLIVFIVKFAKDHNIWVRRIIDGRPQILIQNGKLLVENCMRAGISANDLMFRLRGHGIYEVAKVKSGILEQNGQLVIIENDEANVRFPLINDGQINIDVMELIHHDEQWVFEQIHKAGYGSVDDIYLGEYINGKLTLIPYPKL
- a CDS encoding alpha/beta hydrolase gives rise to the protein MKKSLKIAGISIGSLVLLAFGIQGFLLRGTPGQSLSPQNYQDKVEYSSVPTLLIPGWGGSTITYNKMIKYYQQKNIAQKVLTIWVAPNGRIWTEGNFHGQKNALIQVLFTWNYNGTYHPQIKQLTIVLNYLQKHYHMQKINVVAHSYGGTEFIHAYMGSKYLQDHIRLYKVIFLGVPVEESLSDQLKYRYHLVNKSTDKKFHQLFLEMKNWQLNYPVEIYNLMGSEEGSKTTDGSVPHIQSEMLKSLVKIHPSIKYHQKVYPKTTHFQLHHRTKILNNIANILWGRN
- a CDS encoding IS3 family transposase — translated: MDVQHALESHPSINGMCDYVGISRSGYYQREKRHNHQSPRKLRKKFIQGEIKAIWLKSLCIYGAGKIIQELRSKGYKIAERTVGKYMRELGIHAVYLTPWTTTTRNSKFDKQLINILDEQFNPLRPNAVWCIDTTYIPVHDGFVYLTSIMDLYSRRIIGWDLSETLEVSNVIPLIEKTKHSRHISKPLIMHSNRGSQFTSEAYNQVTANMTLSYSKKAYPWDNACIESFHALIKREWINRFKIHSYSEAKRLVFQYIETFYNTVRIHSHCGFKSPKQLEDEYQTQIQNLVVA
- a CDS encoding transposase, which codes for MTKHSYDKEFKEQAVQYYLDNKDHMTMNEISKNLGIGASTLHKWIKLFTETGEFGRGSGNFASDKDKEIARLKRQLRDAEGAIEVLKKSIGILSK